A single Lolium perenne isolate Kyuss_39 chromosome 6, Kyuss_2.0, whole genome shotgun sequence DNA region contains:
- the LOC127310619 gene encoding polygalacturonase QRT2-like — protein MPSRRVILAVLLLLLLFVFPAIAFAFSAGGMHTESSVHRRLGEKSIKADTPVRRHRKLGQETKPPQDAEFNVVSYGAVGDGQTDDTPAFRKAWAAACSSSKPATMLVPKEKEFLVKQTTFSGQCKSSVRFKLDGTLVAPGRSTWPKDNMNKWIMFNNVDKLTVSGDGTMDGKGEVWWKNSCRVDKNLKCTEAPTALLLSKCNHLKVENIRLLNSQQMHMSVEDCKDVVLKHITIVAPEDSPNTDGIHIARTKDIQVMDCNIKTGDDCMSIETGTENLYASKITCGPGHGISVGSLGDKNSEARVSNITINKAHLVGTTNGARIKSWQGGKGYAKDITFEDIIMDKVKNPIIIDQNYCYMDDPLQPKACKKQTSAVELSNIQFKNIRGTSGTKEAIKLDCSDTIPCHDLVLQDVKLTFSGHGKGATSTCKNTKLKISNNVIPKTC, from the coding sequence ATGCCATCTCGCAGGGTCATCCTGGCAGTGCTTCTCCTGCTGTTACTGTTCGTCTTCCCGGCAATTGCCTTTGCATTTTCGGCCGGCGGCATGCATACAGAGTCGTCAGTGCACCGCAGACTGGGAGAGAAGAGCATCAAGGCCGACACGCCTGTCCGGCGGCATCGCAAACTTGGTCAGGAGACCAAGCCTCCTCAGGACGCCGAGTTCAACGTGGTAAGCTACGGAGCCGTTGGCGATGGCCAAACTGATGACACGCCGGCGTTTCGGAAAGCCTGGGCCGCGGCCTGCTCATCGTCTAAGCCAGCCACCATGCTGGTTCCCAAGGAGAAGGAATTTCTCGTCAAACAGACCACCTTCTCGGGGCAGTGCAAGTCAAGCGTCAGATTCAAGCTCGATGGAACGTTGGTAGCTCCCGGACGATCAACTTGGCCGAAGGACAACatgaataagtggatcatgtttAACAACGTTGATAAGCTAACCGTGTCGGGCGATGGTACCATGGACGGGAAAGGCGAAGTATGGTGGAAGAACTCATGCCGAGTCGATAAGAACCTCAAGTGCACGGAGGCCCCGACGGCGTTGTTGCTCAGCAAGTGCAATCACTTGAAGGTGGAAAATATCAGGCTCTTAAACAGCCAACAGATGCATATGTCCGTCGAAGATTGCAAGGACGTAGTTCTGAAGCATATCACGATCGTTGCGCCCGAAGACAGCCCTAATACCGATGGTATCCACATTGCCCGCACGAAGGATATACAAGTCATGGATTGCAACATTAAAACCGGAGACGATTGCATGTCGATCGAGACCGGGACAGAGAACTTGTATGCTTCAAAGATAACCTGTGGCCCTGGTCACGGAATCAGTGTCGGAAGCTTAGGTGACAAAAACTCTGAAGCTCGAGTTTCCAACATAACTATCAACAAAGCACACCTCGTTGGCACGACGAATGGTGCCCGCATAAAGTCGTGGCAAGGAGGAAAGGGATATGCCAAAGACATCACATTTGAGGATATCATCATGGACAAGGTCAAGAACCCAATAATAATTGACCAAAACTATTGCTATATGGATGATCCATTACAGCCTAAGGCATGCAAGAAACAAACTTCAGCGGTGGAGCTAAGTAATATTCAGTTCAAGAATATAAGAGGCACGAGTGGAACAAAAGAGGCTATCAAGTTAGACTGCAGTGACACCATTCCATGCCATGATCTTGTGCTACAAGATGTAAAGCTTACCTTCAGTGGGCATGGCAAAGGTGCTACAAGTACATGCAAGAACACGAAGTTAAAGATATCGAACAATGTCATTCCAAAAACATGCTGA